The following is a genomic window from Mycolicibacterium sp. TY81.
TGCAAGGAATAATTGGACTTCTCTACGGTTCAAAAACCCTGACGGGAAGGCACTTCGCAGGTGAAGAATATCGCGGCGGCATCGCCGGTGAAAGTTTCCGCCGACGGCCATGGCGTTGTGTCGCATGCCGGGATGGGCATGCTGCGTGAGCTTGCCGACCGGACCGGCTTATCGGCGCAGGTCACGGCCGCGTTGGCCGACACCTACCGCGGCCCGTGGGTGTATGCGCCTGGGGGAGGTGTTCGCTGATCTGGCGGCCGCGGTCGCCGACGGCGCGGACTGCATCGACGCGGTCGGTCAGCTGTGCGGTGACCGGGAGCACGTCCTGGGGGCCAAGGCCTCAACGACCACCATGTGGCGGCTGATCGATGAGCGGATCGATGCCGCGCATCTACCCGGGGTGCGCGCAGCCCGAGCCGCGGCGCGGGCAGCGGCCTGGGCTGTCGGAGCCGCCCCCACCACCGGCGGCTGGCTGCATATCGACATCGATGCCACGCTGGTGATCGATCACTCCGACAACAAGGCCGGGGCTGCGCCGACCTGGAAGAAAACGTTCGGGCTGCACCCGCTGCTGGCGTTTCTGGACCGCCCCGACATCGCCGGCGGCGAAGCCCTGGCCGGGTTGCTGCGCAACGGTAACGCCGGCTCCAACACCGCCTCCGACCACATCATCGTCCTGCACCAGGCTTTGGCATCGCTGCCAGCGGCGTGGCGGCCCAACCCCGACGATCCCGACAACCCCGAGGCCCCGAAGGTGTTGGTGCGCTGCGATACCGCCGGATCCACCCACAAATTCGCCGCAGCGTGCCGGGCCGCCGGGGCCGGGTTCTCCTTCGGGTACCCCGTCGATACCCGCGTCCAGGACGCCGTGGACACCCTCAACCTCGGCGATTGCTGGTATCCAGCGATCGACACCGACGGCGGGATCCGCGACGGCGCGTGGGTCGCTGAAGCCACCGACCTGGTCAACCTGGCCTCCTGGCCCGAAGGGACCCGGCTGATCCTGCGTAAAGAACGCCCCCACCCCGGCGCGCAGTTGCGGTTCACCGACGCCGACGGCATGCGGGTCACCGCGTTCATCACCGACACACCACCGGGTGTCGTACCCGGTCAGGTCGCCGGTCTGGAACTACGGCACCGCCAGCACGCCCGCGTCGAGGACCGTATCCGCGAACTCAAAGCCACCGGGCTGCGTAACCTGCCCTGCCACTCCTTCTGGGCCAATGCTGCCTGGCTCGAAATCGTCCTGGCCGCCGCTGACCTGGTCACCTGGACCCGCCTCATCGGGTTCGCCAGCGATCGCGCTCTGGCCCGCGTCGAGATCACCACGTTCCGCTACCGGGTCCTGCACGTGGCCGCCCGTATCACCCGCGGCGCCCGCCAACTGCGGCTACGCATCGATGCCACCTGGCGCTGGGCGGCGGCGATCGCCGCCGCCTGGCACCGCGTCCGCACCGCCTTCGGATAACACCCCACCCCATCGGACCCATCAACGATGAAGGACCCACAGGCCCCAGGAAAGCCCGCCCCACCCGGCGACACGGGACAGCACCTCTACGCCACCACACGAAAACCACTACCCAACAACACAACTCGGCATCACACCGAACCCACACCAATTACCACGCAAAATCCGGGTCAGCATGCCGCTCTGAATCTTGGACAACTCGAACAGGCCGTCGACCATGCCGTTGACGGAGTCCACCTGATCGCGGATCTGCCGGATGTATTCGGCCGGGTCGTCGACCACGCCTTCCTCGAGCGCTTCGGCCATCGCACGCATGCCGGCCAGTGGTGTCCGCAGATCATGCGAAACCCAGGCGACCAGCTGCCGCCGGGACTGATCCAGCTGTTCGACTTCCGCACGGGCAGCGGCCAATTGCGCCGACGACTGCGCCAGCTGGCTCGACAACTCGGCGAATTCCCTCGAGCTGTCGACGTCCGCCGTGACGACTTCGCCGCTGCCGATCTGCTGGGCCGCACGTTGCAGCCGGGCCAGCGACCGCCGCAGCCGTCGCAGCATGAAGCCGGCGGCGAGGCCGGCCATGAGCGCCGAGATGGCGAGTACCGCGAGCAGGACCTGCAGATCGTGCGACGACAGGTACATCTCGATCGAGATGGCCACCGTGGAGGCGACGATCGCGACGATGGTCGCGCAGATCAGGACCGACACCTGCGTCCCGATGGACCCGCGCCGATTGAGTTGCATGACAAGGACGGCCGCGCCCGTGGCCACCGACGTACAGATCAGGGCCGTCACCGCGATGATGACGAGGTCCACCGCGCCGAGGATCATGACGACCGCCCCGACGGCGTGAATCGGTATCCCGTGCCCCACTCGGTGCGCAGATAGACGGGATCGCGCGGGTCGGCCTCGATCTTCTCGCGGAGCCTCCGGATGTGCACCGTCACCGTCGACGCGTCGCCGGTGCTCCAGCCCCACACTTCCCGCAGCATCTCGTCGCGGGAGACGACGCGGTCGGGGTTCTTGAGCAGGAAGAGCAGGAGCTCGTACTCGCGTGCGGTCAGCTCGACATCGGCACTGCCGCAGGTGATCCGGCGCATCGTCGGGTCGATCCGGAACCGGCCGACCACAAACGGGGCGAGCGGCGACTGGTGGGAGACCCTGTGCCGCAACACTTTCGAAATGCGCAGTTGCAGTTCGCGCAGTGCGAACGGCTTCGCCAGGTAGTCGTCGGCGCCGAGTTCGAGGCCGTCGATCCGGTGCCCGCTCGCACCGAGCGCGGTCAGCATGATCACCGGAACATCCGAGCGGGTGCGGATCTCGCGCAGCAGGTCGTCACCCGACAGCCCCGGCAGCATGCGGTCGAGCACCAGTACGTCGGGCGTCGAGCGTTGCACGGCGTCGCGCGCGGTTTCCCCGTCGGAGAACTCGTCGATTCGAAACCCTTTGGCGCGCAGGTACGCCGCCACCGCGGTCCGCACCCGCTGGTCGTCTTCGACCAGCACGACGTGCGCTCCGCCGCCGTCGTCGGAACTCACGGGCGCATCCACATAGCACCTCTCATGGTGCTGAGCCTAGACAGCCGGCGGCGCGACGGGCCGGTTCTTACGGTTCTGAAATGTTTGTCGAACGCGCCCGGCGCGCTCCCTAACTTCATCGGCGACGGGGTGATCGGCACCCCACGACGCTCGAAGGAGTTCCACATGGTCATCAAGCCGATCGCAGCTACAGCAGCTGCGGTGTTCGCCCTGACCCTCACCGCGTGCGGTGCGAACGAGATGAAGTCAGCCGGTTCGTCCAGCCCCTCCAGTTCCGCCATGTCGTCCAGCATGACCTCCGCGATGACCTCCGCGATGACCTCATCGAGCGCCGCCGCTCGCACGGGCCACTTCACCGGCCTCAACGGCAAGCACGTCGCCGGTACGGCGACCGTCAGCGGCATGAATCTCGAATTCACCGACTTCTCCTCCGACGAGGGCCCGGACCTGCACGTGTACCTGACGAAGGGCTCCACCGAGTCCGACGTCGCCGCGGGCAAGGAGATCGCCGCCATCAAGTTCGACCAGGCCACACAGTCGTTCCCGCTGACCGGCATCGACACCATGGGCTACACCACCGTCGTCATCCACTGCGACAAGGCGAAGGCAGTCTTCGGCGCTGCCTCGCTGATGTGATGACCGGTCTGATGACCACCCGCGCACTGACCACGCGCGACCGCGCCGACCTGGCCGCGTCGATACTCTTCGGCGCGGTCCGGGTCGGGCTGGGACTGCTGTGGCTTCATGAGGGCTATGTGAAGTTCCGGGCTCACTTCGGGCGTGCGGACATCCTGCTCGTCGTCGACGGCGCGTCAGCGAATTCGCGTGTGCCGGAATACTTTCGCTTCGTCGCCGAGCACCTGTTGCGGCCGACGGCCGACCTCGCCGGCGTCATGACCCCGCTGACCGAAGTGACACTGGGTCTGGTTCTGATCCTCGGTGTGTTCAGCACGCTGTCCGCCGTCGCCTCGGCGGGCTTGCTGGCCGTCTACTGGAGCTCGGACCAACTCATCGCCCAATATCCGATCATGGCGCTGCTGAGCGTGGGCGTCCTTGTCGGACAGGGTTATTCGAACCGCTGGTCGATCATGACGCTGGTGCGCCGGCGACCGGCCCACCAGGAAGTGGGATGACATGAAAGCAGTACTCGTCGGGTCGGGCATGGCGGCGCTGGCTGCCGTCGTGATGCTGCAAGCGCCGGCGGCATCGGCAGCGTCGGCCGAAGGGGCCGTCAACGACCTGCGGGCCGCGGGATATCTGGTGCAACTCAATCAGACACCCACGGCACCGCTGACGGCCTGCACGGTCGGTGGCGTGCGCACGCTGGAGGGCGGCACCCCGTCGGCTCTCGTCGACATCGTGTGCCCCGACGGCTGCTGACGGCGGCGTGCCGACCGGGTTCAGAGCTTTCCGGTGCGCAGGTCCTGGCTGCTCTTCAGCACAGCCGAGTCCAGAGTCCAGTTCTCCGGCTGGACGCGTTCCCAGAGGCTGCCTTTCCCGGTCGCCCTGCCGAGTTCGTCTTCGCGTCTGAACCACTGCTCAGCGGTGCGAAT
Proteins encoded in this region:
- a CDS encoding DM13 domain-containing protein; this encodes MVIKPIAATAAAVFALTLTACGANEMKSAGSSSPSSSAMSSSMTSAMTSAMTSSSAAARTGHFTGLNGKHVAGTATVSGMNLEFTDFSSDEGPDLHVYLTKGSTESDVAAGKEIAAIKFDQATQSFPLTGIDTMGYTTVVIHCDKAKAVFGAASLM
- a CDS encoding histidine kinase dimerization/phospho-acceptor domain-containing protein, with protein sequence MILGAVDLVIIAVTALICTSVATGAAVLVMQLNRRGSIGTQVSVLICATIVAIVASTVAISIEMYLSSHDLQVLLAVLAISALMAGLAAGFMLRRLRRSLARLQRAAQQIGSGEVVTADVDSSREFAELSSQLAQSSAQLAAARAEVEQLDQSRRQLVAWVSHDLRTPLAGMRAMAEALEEGVVDDPAEYIRQIRDQVDSVNGMVDGLFELSKIQSGMLTRILRGNWCGFGVMPSCVVG
- a CDS encoding DoxX family membrane protein, whose protein sequence is MTTRALTTRDRADLAASILFGAVRVGLGLLWLHEGYVKFRAHFGRADILLVVDGASANSRVPEYFRFVAEHLLRPTADLAGVMTPLTEVTLGLVLILGVFSTLSAVASAGLLAVYWSSDQLIAQYPIMALLSVGVLVGQGYSNRWSIMTLVRRRPAHQEVG
- a CDS encoding response regulator transcription factor; the encoded protein is MSSDDGGGAHVVLVEDDQRVRTAVAAYLRAKGFRIDEFSDGETARDAVQRSTPDVLVLDRMLPGLSGDDLLREIRTRSDVPVIMLTALGASGHRIDGLELGADDYLAKPFALRELQLRISKVLRHRVSHQSPLAPFVVGRFRIDPTMRRITCGSADVELTAREYELLLFLLKNPDRVVSRDEMLREVWGWSTGDASTVTVHIRRLREKIEADPRDPVYLRTEWGTGYRFTPSGRSS